Genomic DNA from Deltaproteobacteria bacterium HGW-Deltaproteobacteria-18:
TGCTGGCCAAACGGCCGGTGAAGCTGGTCTATACGCGCAAGGAAGACTTCATCGCCTCCGACACGCGCCACGCGGCGTACGTCACCGTCAAGCTCGGCGCCAAGAAGGACGGCACCTTCCAGGCCCTGGACATGAAGGGCGTCTTCAACACCGGCGCGTTCTGCACCTTCGGCGCGGAGCTGCCCGGCGTGTGTGGAGCCATGACCCTGGCCATCTACCGCATCCCGCATCAGCGTTACTTCGGCCACAGCGTCTACACCAACTGCACCAGTGCAGGCGCCATGCGCGGCTTCGGCAACCCCCAGGGCAACCTGGCCATGGAGCAGGTAGTGGACATGATGGCCGAGAAGCTCGGCATGGACCCCATGGAACTGCGCATGAAGAACATCATGAAGGCCGGCGACCCGTGGTGCCTGCCCTACCCCTGCGGCACGACGGAACTGGCCGAGTGCATGCGTCAAGGTGCCGAGAGCATCGGTTGGGAGCGCCGCGGCAAGCAGAGCGAGCCCGGCTCGGCAAAGCTGCGCGGCATGGGCATGGCCGTAGGCACACACGTCAGCAACGCCTGGCCCTTCTGCGTGGACTACGACAACGCCTACGTGACCATTCAGCCTGACGGATCGGCCCATGTAGCATCGGGCGTGCCCGATATCGGCACGGGCACGAGCACCAGTCTGGTACAGATTGCGGCAGAAACCCTGGGGCTGAGCATGGACAACATCAGCCTGACCTACGGCGACACGCTGGGCACGCCGTTTGACATCGGCAGCCACGCCAGCCGCACCTGCTACGCCGCAGGCACGGCCATCAAGGCCGCGGCCTCGGACGCCAGACGGCAACTGCTGGAATACGCTGCGGGCTACTTCAACGTCGCTCCCGAACGCCTCGAAATCAAAAAGGGCGTCATCACCCCGGTGGCCGGTAGCCTCGAAGAGTGCGCAGGCTCCGGCCTCTGCCAGCTCGAGGAGGTCAAGGAAGGCAAGGGCAACTCCGTGACCGTTTCGGAACTGTCCTACCACGCCCATGTCCGCAACAAGCAGTTCATTGGCGTGGGCCGCATTGTGCCCGAAAACGCCCCGCCGTGGCATGCCTGCTTCGCCGAAGTCGAGGTCGACACCCGCACGGGCCAGGTCCAGATCATCAAGCTGGCCGCCGCCCATGACGTGGGTCGAGCCATCAACCCCATGATCGTCGAGGGCCAGATCGAAGGCGGCGTGGCCCAGGGCATCGGCTACGCCCTGAGCGAAGAGATCACCTACAACGACAAGGGCCGCCAGCAGCAGTACAGCATGCACAACTACATGCTGCCCACGGCCGAGGACATGCCCGAGATCCATTCCATCATCGTGGAATCGCACGAACCGACCGGTCCCTTCGGGGCCAAGGGCGCGGGCGAGTGCAGCCTGGTCTGCCCGGCGTCGGCCATCGCCAACGCCGTGGCCAACGCCACGGGCTACCGCTTCAAGAAAATCCCGATGACGCCGGAGCGCGTTTTCAAGGCCTTGAATTCATAATCATGACGGCGCAGAGGCCTGGACCTCTGCGCCGCCACAGCCTGGAGGGGCGAAATGAAAAAACTGCTGTTTGCCGCCATGACGGCGATCTTCGTGATGATGGGATCGGCCGCTCTGGCCGGATCGGGCCACTATGTCAGCGGCGTGGAAGGCATCAAGGCCGCGACACTGCCGCCGGAAGGAATCTACTGGCGCATGTACAACGTGCTGTATACGGCCGACGACCTGCGGGACAAGCACGGCGACGAGATCGACGTTGACTTCGACGTCAATGTCTACGCCCTGGTCAACCGCCTCGTGTACTCCTCGGGTATCGAACTGCTGGGCGCCAACCTCGTGGCCGACATCTGCGTGCCCCTGGTCTATACAGACATCTCCATGAAGGCCGGCGGCATGACCCTGTTCGACGACAACGAGTTCGGTCTGGGAGACATCCTCATCGAACCGGCCATCCTGGCCTGGCACGGCCCGCGCTACGACGCGGCACTGGGTGTAGGCGTGTACCTGCCCACGGGCGACTTCGAGACCGACGAACCGGCCAGCCCCGGCAAAGGCTTCTGGACCGGCATGCTCACCGCCGGCGCCACATTCTATTTCGACGAGGCGCGCACCTGGTCCGCCTCCGTCCTGTCCCGCTACGAGATCCACTCCGAGCAGGAAGACACCGACGTGACCTACGGCAACGACTTCCACTTCGAGTGGGGCCTGGGCAAGACCGTGGCCAAGATCTGGGACGTGGGCCTGGCCGGCTACTGCCGCTGGCAGGTCACCGACGACAGCGGCCCCGGCACGACCGACGACCGTGAGCAGGCCTACGCCGTGGGCCCTGAAGTCAGCGTCTTCGTGCCCGACTGGGGCCTGGGCGTATCCCTGCGCGCCCTGTGGGAGTTCGAGAACAAGGTCAACTCCCAGGGCAACGTGACCACCCTCATGATCATGAAAGCATTCTAAGGACACAGACATGTTCACCATAGTCAACAGAGAGGAGATGGCCGGCGGCACGGTCATCCTGAACGAGATCGAGGCCCCGCGCATCGCGGCCAAGGCCCGGCCGGGGCAGTTCCTGATCCTGAAGGCGGACGAAAACGGCGAGCGCATTCCCCTGACCATGGCCGAGACCGATCCCGAAAAAGGAACCGTGACCGTCATCTACATGGTCGTGGGCAAGAGCACGGAGCTCTTCAGGCGCCTGAAGGTCGGCGAAGCGTATCAGAACGTCATCGGCCCCCTGGGCCAGCCCACCCACATCGAGCCAGGGAAGAACGTAGTCTGCGTAGGCGGCGGCACCGGCGTGGCCGTGCTGCACCCCATAGCCCGCGGCATGAAGCAGGCCGGCTGCAACGTCACCTCCATCATCGGCGCGCGCAACCACGACCTGCTCATCCTGGAGGACAAGATGGGCCAGGCCTCAACTGACCTGCACATCTGCACCGATGACGGCTCCTACGGACGCAAGGGTTTTGTCACGGAGGTGCTCAAAGAGAAACTGGAGACCGGCGGCGTGGACCAGGTCGTGGCCATCGGGCCGGTGCCCATGATGAAGTTTGTGTCGCTCATGACCAAGGATTACGGCGTGCCGACCATGGTCAGCCTCAACCCCATCATGATCGACGGCACTGGCATGTGCGGCGGCTGCCGAGTGACCGTTGGCGGCGAAACGAAATTCGGCTGCGTGGACGGGCCGGAGTTCGACGGTCATCAAGTGGACTTCGACGAGCTCATCATGCGCCTGCGGGCCTACACCGAACAGGAGCACTGCAGCCACGAGCGCTGCAAGTGGGAAGAAGGAGGGCACGCATGAGCACCGCCAAAACCCCCAGGCAGACCATGCCCGAACAGCCACCGCTGGTCCGGGCCCGCAACTTCGAGGAAGTGCCTCTGGGCTACACCGCCGAGCAGGCCGTGGCCGAGGCCGGCCGCTGCCTGCAGTGCAAAAACCCGGCGTGCGTACAGGGCTGTCCCGTAAACGTCGACATCCCGGGTTTCATCAAACACATGGCCGAGGGGAACTTCGACAAGGCCATCGGCAAGATCTGGGAGCGCAACAGCCTGCCCGCCGTGTGCGGCCGGGTCTGTCCCCAGGAAATCCAGTGCGAAGGCAACTGCCTGCTGGGCCGCAAGGGCGAGGCCGTGGCCATCGGCAATTTGGAGCGCTTCGCCGCCGATTGGGAGCGCAGCCATCATGTCTGCGAGCTGCCCATTCGCGATGCGGCCACAGGCCGGAAGGTGGCCGTGGTCGGCTCGGGGCCGTCCAGCCTGACCGTGGCCAGCGACCTGGTGCTCAAGGGCCATGAAGTCAGCCTCTTCGAGGCCTTCCACAAGCCCGGCGGCGTGCTCGTCTACGGCATCCCGGAGTTCCGGCTGCCCAAGGACATTGTCGGGGCCGAGGTGTCCTGCCTGCAAGCCCAGGGCGTGAAGCTCGAGTGCGATGTGGTCGTGGGCCGCACCGTGACCGTGGACGAGCTCTTCGAGCAGGGCTTCGACGCCGTGTACCTGGGCGTGGGTGCGGGCCTGCCCAAATTCATGAAGATCCCCGGCGAGAACCTCGTGGGCGTGCTTTCGGCCAACGAGTACCTGACCCGGGCCAACTTGATGAAAGCCTACCTCTTCCCCGAAGTGGACACGCCCATCCCGTGCGGCAGCCGCGTAGCGGTTTTGGGCGGCGGCAACGTGGCCATGGACAGCGCACGCACGGCCATGCGCCTGGGTGCGGACAAGGTCAGCCTAGTCTACCGCCGCTCCCGCGAGGAGATGCCGGCGCGCAAGGCCGAGATCCATCACGCCGAGGAGGAAGGGCTCGACTTCCAGCTGCTGTGCAACCCGGTGCGCTATCTGGGCGACGACAAGGGAAGGCTGACGGGCATCGAGTGCATCCGCATGGAACTGGGCGAGCCCGACGCGTCGGGCCGCAGACGGCCGGTGGAGGTGCCCGGGTCGGAGTTCGTCCTCGAATGCGACCTGGCCATCGTGGCCATCGGTTCCGGGGCCAATCCGCTGCTGACCCGTTCCACGCCTGACCTGCCCCTGAACAAGTGGGGCTACGTCACGGCCAACCAGGATACTGGCAAGACCGGCAAGAAAGGGGTCTGGGCCGGCGGCGACATCGTCACCGGCGCGGCCACGGTCATCCTGGCCATGGGCGCGGGCCGCAAGGCCGCGGACTCCATCCACGAATACCTGAACTGGGGCTGGTAACAACGCGGG
This window encodes:
- a CDS encoding transporter gives rise to the protein MKKLLFAAMTAIFVMMGSAALAGSGHYVSGVEGIKAATLPPEGIYWRMYNVLYTADDLRDKHGDEIDVDFDVNVYALVNRLVYSSGIELLGANLVADICVPLVYTDISMKAGGMTLFDDNEFGLGDILIEPAILAWHGPRYDAALGVGVYLPTGDFETDEPASPGKGFWTGMLTAGATFYFDEARTWSASVLSRYEIHSEQEDTDVTYGNDFHFEWGLGKTVAKIWDVGLAGYCRWQVTDDSGPGTTDDREQAYAVGPEVSVFVPDWGLGVSLRALWEFENKVNSQGNVTTLMIMKAF
- the gltA gene encoding glutamate synthase (NADPH), homotetrameric — translated: MSTAKTPRQTMPEQPPLVRARNFEEVPLGYTAEQAVAEAGRCLQCKNPACVQGCPVNVDIPGFIKHMAEGNFDKAIGKIWERNSLPAVCGRVCPQEIQCEGNCLLGRKGEAVAIGNLERFAADWERSHHVCELPIRDAATGRKVAVVGSGPSSLTVASDLVLKGHEVSLFEAFHKPGGVLVYGIPEFRLPKDIVGAEVSCLQAQGVKLECDVVVGRTVTVDELFEQGFDAVYLGVGAGLPKFMKIPGENLVGVLSANEYLTRANLMKAYLFPEVDTPIPCGSRVAVLGGGNVAMDSARTAMRLGADKVSLVYRRSREEMPARKAEIHHAEEEGLDFQLLCNPVRYLGDDKGRLTGIECIRMELGEPDASGRRRPVEVPGSEFVLECDLAIVAIGSGANPLLTRSTPDLPLNKWGYVTANQDTGKTGKKGVWAGGDIVTGAATVILAMGAGRKAADSIHEYLNWGW
- a CDS encoding carbon monoxide dehydrogenase, giving the protein MSQFEYVGKSVNRRDGVDKTTGRGLFTTDIFLPGMLFAKVLRSPHPHARIVSIDTTEAEKLPGVKAVMTHKNGPKNLFNAAAPMFLTIPQLERVLDQYLFDEIVRHVGDEVAAVAATNEAIAEKALSLIKVEYEILPAVFDALEAMKPEAPELHPGKGCTPEGKNIPAEFVKIPYNDVEKGLAESDVIIEESFELPVQKQVQMETQAAVAQVDGNGDVTVWSTTQTPHPSRSILGQIFGIPASKIRVLAPPYVGGGFGVRIGLSGKAEPIAMGLALLAKRPVKLVYTRKEDFIASDTRHAAYVTVKLGAKKDGTFQALDMKGVFNTGAFCTFGAELPGVCGAMTLAIYRIPHQRYFGHSVYTNCTSAGAMRGFGNPQGNLAMEQVVDMMAEKLGMDPMELRMKNIMKAGDPWCLPYPCGTTELAECMRQGAESIGWERRGKQSEPGSAKLRGMGMAVGTHVSNAWPFCVDYDNAYVTIQPDGSAHVASGVPDIGTGTSTSLVQIAAETLGLSMDNISLTYGDTLGTPFDIGSHASRTCYAAGTAIKAAASDARRQLLEYAAGYFNVAPERLEIKKGVITPVAGSLEECAGSGLCQLEEVKEGKGNSVTVSELSYHAHVRNKQFIGVGRIVPENAPPWHACFAEVEVDTRTGQVQIIKLAAAHDVGRAINPMIVEGQIEGGVAQGIGYALSEEITYNDKGRQQQYSMHNYMLPTAEDMPEIHSIIVESHEPTGPFGAKGAGECSLVCPASAIANAVANATGYRFKKIPMTPERVFKALNS
- a CDS encoding ferredoxin-NADP reductase, whose product is MFTIVNREEMAGGTVILNEIEAPRIAAKARPGQFLILKADENGERIPLTMAETDPEKGTVTVIYMVVGKSTELFRRLKVGEAYQNVIGPLGQPTHIEPGKNVVCVGGGTGVAVLHPIARGMKQAGCNVTSIIGARNHDLLILEDKMGQASTDLHICTDDGSYGRKGFVTEVLKEKLETGGVDQVVAIGPVPMMKFVSLMTKDYGVPTMVSLNPIMIDGTGMCGGCRVTVGGETKFGCVDGPEFDGHQVDFDELIMRLRAYTEQEHCSHERCKWEEGGHA